The nucleotide sequence GGTTCGAGGACGACCAGTCGCTGACCCCGGCGTCGCAGGCCGTGTCGTTCCTGCGCGACACCCCGATCGTCCTGCCGGTCGTGCTGTTCGTGGTCTGGGCGCTGCTGATCATCTCCGGCACCTCGAACGCGGTGAACCTGACCGACGGGCTGGACGGCCTGGCCACCGGCGCGTCGGCCATGGTGTTCGGTGCCTACACGCTCATCGGGATCTGGCAGTTCAACCAGAACTGCCAGACCGCTCCGGGACCGGCCTGCTACGAGGTGCGCGACCCGCTCGACCTTGCCGTCGTGGCGGCCGCGCTGGTGGGCGCGTGCATCGGGTTCCTGTGGTGGAACGCCCACCCCGCCAGGATCATCATGGGCGACACCGGGGCGCTGGCGCTGGGCGGAGCGATGGCCGGCCTGGCCATCACCACCCGCACCGAACTGCTGCTCATCATCCTCGGCGGCCTGTTCGCGATCGTCACCCTGTCCGTGGTGCTGCAGGTCGGCTACTTCAAGCTGACCGGCGGCCGACGGTTGTTCCGGATGACGCCGCTGCATCACCACTTCGAGCTCAAGGGCTGGAGCGAGGTCACGATCGTGATCCGCTTCTGGATCATCGCCGGCAGCTGCGTGGCCATGGGGCTCGGCATCTTCTACGCGCAGTGGGTGGCCGTGACCTGAGTGGAGCGGGTGACGGGAATCGAACCCGCGTTATCAGCTTGGGAAGCTGGAGTTCTACCATTGAACTACACCCGCAGATGCCGCCCCTAGAGGCGGCACGACGCCGAGCATACCGCACGGCTCATGCGGCCGGGACGGCTGCGCGCACCGGCACCCTGATGGTGAACGTCGACCCGGCGCCGACCATGCTCGACACCGTCACTGTGCCGTCGTGCGCCTCGACCAGGTGCTTGGTGATGGCGAGGCCGAGACCGCTGCCGCCGGTGGCGCGGGTGCGCGAGGTGTCGGTGCGGTAGAAGCGGTCGAACAGGTGCTCCAGGTGCTCGGGCGCGATGCCGGGCCCGTCGTCGCGGACGGCGAGGACGACCTCGTCGGTGGCCACGTCGTGCGACACCCGGACGAGCACGGTGCTGCCGGAGCCTGAGTACTGGACGGCGTTGGCCACCAGGTTGCCCAGCGCCTGGCGCAGCCGCACCGGGTCGGCGTCG is from Jiangella alkaliphila and encodes:
- the mraY gene encoding phospho-N-acetylmuramoyl-pentapeptide-transferase; amino-acid sequence: MAAVLTAAVVGLVVSILGTRAAIWALVRRGYGQPIRDELSTSHQTKRGTPTMGGMVIILAALAGYAVAHLTRASEPSVSALLVLGLMVGLGLVGFLDDYIKIFKQRSLGLRSRAKMTGQVVVALGFALLAIRFEDDQSLTPASQAVSFLRDTPIVLPVVLFVVWALLIISGTSNAVNLTDGLDGLATGASAMVFGAYTLIGIWQFNQNCQTAPGPACYEVRDPLDLAVVAAALVGACIGFLWWNAHPARIIMGDTGALALGGAMAGLAITTRTELLLIILGGLFAIVTLSVVLQVGYFKLTGGRRLFRMTPLHHHFELKGWSEVTIVIRFWIIAGSCVAMGLGIFYAQWVAVT